A stretch of the Tannerella serpentiformis genome encodes the following:
- a CDS encoding VOC family protein: protein MKTDNYFFPAKDFEATKHFYAEVLGLAVKFDFSSMGMVAYRIGDDEPALILKDTARFPDAKPALWIEVEDVAAEYAKMKERGVRFLSEPFPIQTGWAVEFEDPSGNRLGITDYKA, encoded by the coding sequence ATGAAAACAGATAATTATTTCTTCCCCGCAAAGGATTTTGAAGCGACCAAACACTTTTATGCCGAAGTGTTGGGGTTGGCAGTGAAGTTTGATTTTTCCTCTATGGGCATGGTGGCCTATCGTATCGGCGACGACGAGCCAGCACTTATCCTCAAGGATACGGCGCGATTCCCGGATGCCAAACCGGCTTTGTGGATAGAGGTAGAAGATGTGGCCGCCGAGTATGCCAAAATGAAAGAGAGAGGTGTCCGATTCCTCTCCGAGCCCTTCCCAATCCAAACGGGTTGGGCCGTCGAGTTTGAGGATCCATCGGGCAACCGGTTAGGAATAACCGATTATAAAGCGTGA
- a CDS encoding nitroreductase, translated as MKYSNKTWRACALCMLAALAMTTGCQNKPAETADSTNAATDSVVAESPLDNAVVRAIMDRRSVRKYKPEPVPKEMLDVILHCGINAPNAMNEQRWEVRVTNSKAFIDGVTKVFVESAENDERVKKMVENPDFHNMFRNAPTVIFVAGKADEKSSPIDCGLLGENIMLAAQSMGLGTCCLGSAAGFLNSNPGAANYLKQLAFSDGYELLYAIAIGYPDESPEAKPRDASKIRYIE; from the coding sequence ATGAAGTATTCAAACAAGACGTGGAGAGCGTGCGCTCTCTGCATGTTGGCTGCCCTCGCGATGACAACGGGCTGCCAAAACAAGCCGGCAGAAACGGCTGACTCAACGAATGCTGCCACGGATTCGGTCGTGGCCGAAAGCCCACTGGACAATGCTGTCGTCCGCGCCATCATGGATCGCCGCAGTGTGCGTAAATACAAGCCTGAACCGGTGCCGAAAGAGATGTTGGACGTCATCCTGCACTGCGGCATCAACGCCCCGAACGCCATGAACGAACAGCGGTGGGAGGTGCGTGTGACGAACAGCAAGGCCTTCATCGATGGCGTCACGAAGGTCTTTGTCGAGTCAGCCGAAAACGACGAGCGGGTGAAGAAAATGGTCGAGAATCCGGACTTCCACAACATGTTTCGCAACGCCCCGACGGTGATCTTCGTGGCCGGTAAGGCTGACGAAAAGTCGTCGCCGATCGACTGCGGACTGCTTGGCGAAAATATCATGCTGGCCGCCCAGTCGATGGGCCTCGGCACGTGTTGTCTGGGCAGTGCGGCGGGCTTCCTGAACAGCAACCCCGGCGCAGCGAACTACCTCAAGCAGCTGGCTTTCTCCGACGGCTACGAACTGCTCTACGCCATCGCCATCGGCTATCCCGACGAGTCGCCCGAGGCCAAGCCCCGCGATGCGTCGAAGATTCGCTACATCGAATAG
- a CDS encoding DUF4296 domain-containing protein, which translates to MTISGFQTFLVVSLSALIGLSACSHTPEGVLTEKQMRDVMIDLYTAEAMIYDEPQRYETFEQRRALFNDVFAKHHLTEAQYDSSLMWYGRNLDLYMGVCDMALEEVDRRLKSAGSEVSSDVTVRRSSSPATPDLWSGKRYYAFSPSDLSDRVVFETSPGGGAHATAAEYVLEMQIWGLQPAANERIVVSLRADVENDSTLIQRDTITADGPHRVALINPPGNYVRRIYGYLRVIAPSSKVYVDSLRLTPGESVSVDQLEPPLPPLE; encoded by the coding sequence ATGACTATCTCCGGATTTCAGACCTTCCTTGTAGTGAGTCTGTCGGCCCTCATCGGCCTTTCGGCGTGCAGCCATACGCCCGAGGGTGTGCTCACAGAAAAGCAGATGCGTGACGTGATGATCGACCTCTACACCGCCGAGGCGATGATCTACGACGAACCCCAGCGTTACGAGACCTTCGAACAGCGACGCGCACTCTTCAACGATGTTTTCGCCAAACACCACCTCACCGAAGCCCAGTATGACAGCTCGTTGATGTGGTACGGCCGCAACTTGGACCTTTACATGGGCGTCTGTGACATGGCGCTCGAGGAGGTGGACCGCCGACTGAAATCGGCCGGTAGTGAGGTCAGCAGCGACGTGACCGTCCGACGGTCGTCGAGCCCCGCCACTCCGGATCTCTGGTCGGGCAAGCGTTACTACGCCTTCTCTCCCAGCGACCTTTCGGACCGCGTCGTGTTTGAAACCTCGCCCGGTGGCGGGGCGCACGCTACGGCCGCTGAGTATGTGCTGGAAATGCAGATTTGGGGATTACAACCGGCTGCGAACGAGCGGATCGTGGTTAGCCTGCGCGCCGATGTGGAAAACGATTCCACCCTCATCCAGCGTGACACGATCACCGCCGACGGCCCGCATCGCGTTGCGCTCATCAATCCGCCCGGCAACTATGTGCGGCGCATCTATGGCTACCTGCGCGTGATTGCCCCCTCGAGCAAAGTTTACGTAGACAGCCTCCGCCTCACTCCCGGCGAGTCCGTGTCCGTCGACCAACTCGAGCCCCCACTCCCACCGCTGGAATAA
- a CDS encoding lipoprotein signal peptidase has translation MNEQTRATKAWGAAAIILLLLFLDQAFKIWVKTHMTLGESITIFPWFQLYFTENPGMAFGMEFFNKLVLSVFRIVAVVGIGYYLVQLIRKEYPMGYIVCIAMIFAGALGNIIDSVFYGVIFNHSYGQVATLMPASGGYAPLLHGKVVDMLYFPLIETTLPAWVPIFGGQEFVFFRPIFNLADSSICVGVFLLLIFHSRTLSFSLSKKPSSSKDEKE, from the coding sequence ATGAACGAACAGACACGAGCAACTAAGGCTTGGGGAGCAGCGGCGATCATCCTGCTGCTCCTTTTTTTGGACCAAGCCTTCAAGATTTGGGTGAAGACGCACATGACGTTGGGTGAGAGCATCACCATCTTCCCTTGGTTCCAACTCTATTTCACGGAGAACCCCGGCATGGCGTTCGGCATGGAGTTCTTCAACAAACTCGTCCTCTCCGTCTTCCGCATCGTGGCCGTGGTGGGCATCGGCTACTACTTGGTGCAACTCATTCGGAAGGAGTACCCCATGGGCTACATCGTCTGCATCGCCATGATCTTCGCGGGCGCCCTGGGGAACATCATCGACAGCGTCTTCTACGGCGTCATCTTCAATCACAGCTATGGGCAGGTGGCCACACTAATGCCCGCGAGCGGCGGCTACGCACCCCTGTTGCACGGTAAAGTCGTGGACATGCTCTACTTCCCGCTGATCGAGACCACACTGCCCGCGTGGGTGCCCATCTTCGGTGGGCAGGAGTTCGTCTTCTTTCGGCCCATTTTCAACCTGGCCGATTCGAGCATCTGCGTCGGTGTCTTCCTGCTGCTCATCTTCCACAGCCGTACGCTGAGCTTCAGCCTTTCTAAGAAACCCTCCTCCTCGAAGGACGAAAAAGAATAG
- a CDS encoding S9 family peptidase, translated as MRFKSYFTLALTMTLAAAIPQTGAAQKKLFTLEDLNFGGTNYRNMTPQNRSIVWWGEEAVRTDADFCALINKTTGRETRLFTLADINQWIGAKDDNHRVKSLRYATFPYAKQSLVLVENLTERMLVDWKAHRVVWRQASALQEHTDFAPASRATAYVRDHNLFVIDGEGRVRQISTDGSREMVYGVTAYREMFGIYKGTFWNPDGSRLAFYRMDQTMVPDYPLVDVDPDSMAVLAPEKYPMAGRTTHEVTIGVYDVKSDKTIYLKVGNPKDRYFVNIGWSPDGKTIYLKEFNRKQNEMSLDAYDAETGDKRATLYTERHEKYITSYTSVAFLPWDADKFILQSQKDGYNHLYLFNTKGEMLRQLTSGNFVVYDLLGFDKARKRAIILSAESSPIQSNLYAVDIATGKRTLLDNGRGVHANIISPSGFHDRALSPDGGWIIDNYAEPTVPRNIDFINLKTDKGTRYFTADNPWKDYAEPQISSGTIKAADGRTDLYYRLVKPADFDASKKYPTVVYVYGGPMTRNVDAYWHYRLRGWEAYMAQKGFIVFVLDNRGSSDRGRDFEQATYRHLGTEEMKDQMKGVDFLKTLPYVDANRLGIHGWSFGGFMTINLMTTYPDVFKVGVAGGPVIDWNWYEVQYGELYMGTPQDNPEGYAAGSLLPKAKNLKGKLQIIIGMNDPVVLPQNALRFLKECISAGTQPDFFVYPGEPHNMRGHQSVHLHERITQYFIDYLK; from the coding sequence ATGAGATTCAAATCGTATTTCACATTGGCACTCACCATGACCCTCGCCGCAGCTATCCCTCAGACGGGAGCGGCACAGAAGAAACTCTTCACGCTGGAGGATCTCAACTTCGGCGGAACGAACTATCGCAACATGACGCCGCAGAACCGCTCTATCGTTTGGTGGGGCGAGGAAGCCGTGCGTACCGACGCAGACTTCTGCGCCCTGATCAACAAAACCACCGGACGCGAAACACGCCTCTTCACCCTCGCCGACATCAACCAGTGGATCGGCGCCAAGGATGATAACCATCGTGTGAAGAGCCTCCGATACGCCACTTTCCCCTACGCCAAACAGTCGCTCGTGCTGGTCGAAAACCTCACGGAGCGCATGCTCGTCGATTGGAAAGCGCATCGTGTAGTTTGGCGTCAAGCCTCCGCCTTACAGGAACATACCGACTTTGCTCCGGCCTCACGCGCCACGGCCTACGTACGCGACCACAACCTTTTCGTGATCGACGGTGAGGGTCGGGTACGACAGATCTCCACCGACGGTAGCCGCGAAATGGTCTACGGCGTCACCGCTTACCGCGAGATGTTCGGCATCTACAAAGGCACTTTCTGGAACCCCGACGGCTCACGCCTCGCCTTCTATCGCATGGACCAAACGATGGTGCCCGATTATCCTCTCGTCGACGTGGATCCGGATAGCATGGCTGTGCTCGCTCCGGAGAAGTATCCCATGGCCGGACGCACCACCCACGAAGTGACCATCGGTGTCTACGACGTAAAGTCCGACAAGACGATCTACCTCAAGGTGGGCAACCCCAAAGACCGCTACTTCGTCAACATCGGCTGGAGCCCCGACGGCAAGACCATTTACCTCAAGGAGTTCAACCGCAAGCAGAACGAGATGTCGCTCGACGCTTACGACGCCGAGACGGGCGACAAACGTGCCACGCTCTACACCGAGCGCCACGAGAAGTATATCACTTCTTACACCTCCGTGGCCTTCCTGCCGTGGGACGCCGACAAGTTCATCCTCCAAAGCCAGAAGGACGGCTACAACCACCTCTACCTTTTCAACACCAAGGGTGAGATGCTGCGTCAGCTGACCAGCGGCAACTTCGTCGTTTATGACCTGCTCGGCTTTGATAAGGCGAGGAAACGCGCTATCATCCTCTCGGCCGAGAGTAGCCCGATCCAAAGCAATCTCTACGCCGTGGACATCGCCACGGGCAAGCGCACACTACTCGACAATGGTCGCGGCGTGCACGCCAACATCATCTCCCCAAGCGGCTTCCACGACCGCGCCCTCTCGCCCGACGGAGGATGGATCATCGACAACTACGCCGAGCCAACGGTGCCGCGTAATATCGACTTTATCAACCTGAAGACCGACAAAGGCACGCGTTACTTCACCGCCGACAACCCGTGGAAGGACTACGCCGAGCCGCAGATCTCCTCCGGAACGATCAAGGCCGCCGACGGTCGCACGGATCTTTACTATCGCCTGGTGAAACCCGCCGACTTCGATGCCTCGAAGAAGTATCCCACCGTCGTTTACGTTTACGGAGGCCCCATGACGCGCAACGTCGACGCCTATTGGCACTATCGCCTGCGCGGCTGGGAGGCCTACATGGCGCAGAAGGGATTCATCGTCTTCGTCCTCGACAACCGTGGCAGTAGCGACCGAGGCCGCGACTTCGAGCAGGCCACCTACCGCCACCTCGGCACCGAGGAGATGAAGGATCAGATGAAGGGCGTGGATTTCCTCAAGACCTTGCCCTACGTCGACGCCAATCGCCTCGGCATCCACGGTTGGAGCTTCGGTGGCTTCATGACCATCAACCTGATGACCACCTATCCGGACGTCTTCAAAGTGGGCGTGGCCGGCGGCCCGGTCATCGACTGGAATTGGTACGAAGTTCAGTACGGCGAGCTCTACATGGGCACCCCGCAGGACAATCCCGAGGGTTACGCGGCCGGCTCCTTACTGCCCAAGGCCAAGAACCTGAAGGGCAAGTTGCAGATCATTATCGGCATGAACGACCCCGTCGTTTTGCCGCAGAACGCCCTGCGCTTCCTCAAGGAATGCATCTCCGCCGGCACACAGCCCGACTTCTTCGTCTACCCTGGCGAGCCGCACAACATGCGCGGCCATCAGAGCGTACACCTGCACGAGCGCATCACGCAATACTTCATCGATTACCTGAAGTAG
- a CDS encoding TraR/DksA family transcriptional regulator, which produces MAEKTRYSDAELEEFRTIIMEKLDKAKRDYDLLREGISNSEGNDVSDTSPTFKVMEEGASTLSKEEVGRLAQRQMKFIQNLQAALIRIENKTYGICRETGKLISKERLRAVPHATLSIEAKQSGVK; this is translated from the coding sequence ATGGCTGAGAAAACACGATACTCGGATGCGGAGCTCGAGGAGTTTCGCACCATCATTATGGAGAAGTTAGATAAGGCAAAGAGGGATTACGACCTCCTGCGCGAAGGCATTTCCAACTCGGAAGGCAATGATGTATCCGACACCTCGCCCACGTTTAAGGTGATGGAAGAGGGTGCCTCGACACTCTCGAAAGAGGAAGTCGGACGGTTGGCGCAGCGCCAGATGAAGTTCATTCAGAACCTGCAAGCGGCATTGATCCGTATCGAAAACAAGACCTACGGCATCTGTCGTGAGACGGGCAAACTGATCTCGAAAGAACGACTGCGGGCGGTGCCCCACGCCACATTGAGCATCGAAGCCAAACAAAGCGGCGTGAAATGA
- a CDS encoding flotillin family protein: MPSLYLIVVIAGVLFVTFASILSRYKRCPSDKVLVVYGKTGRNKEGGVSSARCIHGGAAFIWPVFQNYAFLDLTPISIECNLTNALSKQNIRVDVPCRFTVGISTEPESMTNAAERLLGQNTHNIQNIATDILFGQLRLVIATMDIEEINSDRDKFLANVSANVEAELRKIGLKLINVNVTDIRDESGYIEALGKEAAAKAINEAKKSVAEQNRFGEIGKAEADRDKDIRIAETLRDTRIRTSEANALAVEGENNAKIAIANSEATRREKEAEAARRAIAAEKVQTAKALQEAYQSEREAEMTRAEREKATQTANVVVPAEIEKEKAIINAEAEAEKMRRIAKGQADAIFAKMDAEARGTYELLTKQAEGYDRLVRAAGGDPDKAVLMLITDKLPELVRTQVEAVKNIKIDKITVWDGNNADGNGMTSTANFISGMMKSVPPLNDLFNMAGLNLPTYLKGADRPTIPLRPTDSKSPETPPAK, translated from the coding sequence ATGCCCAGTTTATATTTAATCGTAGTGATCGCAGGCGTCCTTTTCGTGACGTTCGCATCGATCCTTTCGCGTTACAAACGCTGTCCGTCGGACAAAGTCCTGGTCGTTTATGGTAAAACCGGTCGCAACAAAGAGGGGGGCGTCAGCTCCGCACGCTGTATCCACGGCGGCGCCGCCTTCATCTGGCCCGTGTTTCAGAACTATGCCTTCCTCGACCTCACGCCCATCTCCATCGAGTGTAACCTAACCAACGCGCTGAGTAAGCAGAACATCCGCGTGGATGTGCCCTGCCGATTCACCGTCGGTATTTCCACCGAACCGGAGAGCATGACCAACGCGGCCGAACGACTGCTCGGCCAGAACACGCACAACATCCAAAACATTGCCACCGACATCCTCTTCGGTCAGCTGCGCCTCGTCATCGCCACGATGGACATCGAGGAGATCAACTCCGACCGCGACAAGTTTCTGGCCAACGTCAGCGCCAACGTCGAGGCTGAGCTGCGGAAGATCGGTCTGAAGCTGATCAACGTCAACGTGACCGACATCCGCGACGAGTCGGGCTACATCGAGGCGCTCGGTAAGGAAGCTGCCGCCAAAGCCATCAACGAGGCCAAGAAAAGCGTCGCCGAACAGAACCGTTTCGGTGAAATCGGTAAGGCCGAGGCCGACCGTGACAAAGACATCCGCATCGCCGAGACACTGCGTGACACGCGTATCCGCACCTCCGAAGCCAACGCGCTGGCGGTCGAGGGTGAGAACAACGCCAAGATTGCCATCGCCAACTCTGAGGCCACGCGTCGTGAGAAGGAGGCCGAAGCGGCCCGTCGCGCCATAGCCGCCGAGAAAGTACAGACGGCCAAGGCCCTGCAAGAGGCTTATCAGTCGGAGCGCGAGGCTGAAATGACGCGTGCTGAGCGCGAGAAGGCGACGCAGACGGCCAACGTGGTCGTGCCCGCCGAGATCGAAAAGGAGAAAGCCATCATCAACGCCGAAGCAGAGGCCGAGAAGATGCGCCGCATAGCCAAAGGTCAGGCGGACGCCATCTTCGCCAAGATGGACGCCGAAGCGCGCGGTACGTACGAGCTCCTCACCAAGCAGGCCGAGGGTTACGACCGACTCGTCCGCGCGGCCGGCGGCGACCCGGACAAGGCCGTGCTGATGCTCATCACGGACAAGTTGCCCGAGCTGGTTCGCACGCAGGTCGAGGCCGTCAAGAACATCAAGATCGACAAGATCACCGTCTGGGACGGCAACAATGCCGACGGCAACGGCATGACGTCGACAGCCAACTTTATCTCTGGCATGATGAAGTCCGTGCCGCCGCTCAACGACCTCTTCAACATGGCCGGCCTGAACCTGCCGACCTACCTCAAAGGCGCCGATCGCCCGACGATCCCCCTGCGCCCCACCGACAGCAAGTCGCCTGAGACGCCGCCAGCGAAGTAG